Part of the Catalinimonas alkaloidigena genome is shown below.
TGGAAAAAGATGCTCCCAAAAAGATTCTGGTTTGCCCGCATGCGCGCTCTCCTGATGGATATCGCTAATCTTAAAATTTTCAATCATCTCTTTCAGCCCCTCTATCTCTTCCTGCATTTTTTCTACCGTAAAGCCATAATAAGGGTTAGCAGTCGTTTCACCCAAACCACTTACTACTTCCCCCTCAGCATTTTTATCTTCCAGTTCAACAATTAAGGTCTCCTGAGAATCTCTCGTCTCCCTTGATATTTTAAATGTATCTTTAATCTTAAGTTCAAAAGCGTGCAGTATAACTTTCATCTCCTCTGAATTTAATCTTTACTACTTGATTTGTGTATCCCAAAAATATATTCTCCTAGCCTCAACTAAGATTCCGTACTAACGCAAATTTATATAAAAATAATTCTATTTTTAGGCTACTGGCTTTTCCAGTAACGTTAATTTCTTTTCACTGGCATCCAGCCGTGCATTGATACCAAAAGGAAGTGTCATGTTTTGTTTGATATGTCCGAAAGAAAGTCCGTAGATCACCGGAATATTCAATCCAGCAAGTCGATCTTGCAGTACCTGCGCCAAAGAAAGAGAGTCATCTTCATCTTCTGCTTCGCAAGCATTGAAAACACCCAGTACAATGCCGGCAGCAGCTGGTAATTTATTCTTATCCAGCAACAGCTGGGTTAACATGCGGTCTATCCGGTAGGGAGCTTCCCCTACTTCTTCTATAAATACTAGCTTTTCCTGCATATCCAGGTCATACTGCGTGCCGGCCAGCATACTCATTAAGGATAGGTTTCCTCCTATTAGTTCGCCCTCTGCCTGACCGGGTGTAAGAGTAATCATCTGTGTGGGGGATGCCATTTCTACCTCTAACTCACCTTCTTCCACGTCCAAACCTAGCACAGGTTTTATTTCCTGATTGTCGTACACCAGCTGGTTTTGGGGCTCCATAAGCACTTTTTTAAAGTAGCTGGTGGTTATTTCATTATAATCAGAGGTACCCATAGGACCATGATAACACACCAGGCCCGCTTGACCATAGAAGCCATACAAGAGCGCAGTGATATCACTGAAGCCAATGAAAGGCTTGGGATTGTTCCTGATCATATCAAAATCCAGATAAGGAAGTATGCGCCCACTGCCGTAGCCCCCTCTCCCGCACATGATTCCATCAATCTCTTCATCGGCAAACATCTGGTTGATGTCTTCAGCCCTTTGTTTATCCGTACCTCCCAGATAACCTTTTCTTACCAGCATATTAGGCGAATAGCGTACCTTAAACCCTAAATTTTCCAACGCAGTAACTGCATTACGTAATTGCTCTTCGGTCAGGTAGGTAGCAGGGGTCAACAAGCCGATAGTATCACCTGGCTGAAGGCGCTCTGGAATGATTTTTTCTGCCATAGCATGCAAATGTCCATCAGACTTTGTGGGTTTCAGACCTAAAAAAGGCAGAGCGGAAGCTGAAGCAGAGAGGTTAGAAATAAACTTTCTTCTGTGCATGGGATTATACTTTTTGAAGACCGCAAGTTAAGGTTTTTAAGATAAAGCTACTGGCAGCCCAGCTCTTTTACGCAAAATGATGGTCAGTACAAAATAAACTCTTAGCTTTGCGGAAAATTTCATTGACCAATACTAAACGTAAACACGATATGGCAGGAAAAAAAACATTCACCATGATTAAGCCCGATGCGATGGAAGCGGGCCATGCCGGAGCAATCATTAAAATGATACAGGAAGCGGGCTTTCGGATTTCGGCCATGAAAATGACGAAGCTGACTGAAGAAACCGCCGGACAATTCTACGCAGTACACAAAGAACGCCCTTTTTACAAAGACCTTACTACTTATATGTCTTCCGGGCCCATCATCGCCATGATTTTGGAAAAAGACAATGCGGTGGAAGACTTTCGTAAACTGATCGGTGCTACTAATCCCGCTGACGCAGCGGAAGGAACCATCCGTAAATTATTTGCAAAGTCTATTGAAGCCAATGCCGTGCATGGTTCTGATGCGGATGAGACCGCCGCTAATGAAGGTAACTTCTTCTTTGCAGGGACAGAACGCTTCTAGTTTTACTCCGAAGAAATACTGAAAAGAAATTTAAATAAGGAAGGCATATAAATGTCTTCCTTTTTTTATTGCTGTGCTACTTTGGAGGACTTCTTTTTAAAAAATACTCTTCTGATCCATTTAGGAAGAAAAATTGCTCCCAGAATCAGGTAGGGATAGTAAGAAAGCATTCTCCAAAGAATGTTGGTTACAAAAGTATAATCCCCCAAAAACTCGGTAAAAAACTGCGTAAAAAAGAACTCAGCTGTACCACTACTACCCGGTGTAGGTGAGATGAGCATGGTGATCCACATCATCAGATGTCTGCAGAAGATCAGCAGGTGTTCCATGGGAGTAACATTGGTAAAAGCTGCGATCAGGCAGTTGAGCATGAGATAGCGTGCCGACCAAATTAAAAAAGTAGCGATTACGATTTTGGCCCAATAGCTAAACCTCTTACCTCGGAGTAGCTCTGAAGCTATAATGATTTCATCCCCATGCTTACTCGCCGCATGCCTCCAACGACGCAAAAAGCTTATGGAGCTCACTCTGAGCAACAGCCATTTAAAGCCTCTCGGCCTTATAAATATGGCATAGAACATAAAAAATGTATAGACTGTGATGAGCACATAGCTGATCAGAAAAAGAACCTGCAGGCTATTCCCCAGCTTCACTTCCATCTCGCTGGCATCAGGAAAAAGCTCCTGGGCAGTAAAGAGCAAGGCCAGAGGGGCCACCAGCACAAAGAAGAGGTTATCCAGAATAGCTGTCAGCATGACATAGGCTAGGGACTTTCCCAGGCTTATGCCTTCTTTTACCAAAATAAACACGACTACTGAAGTTCCTCCTACAATAGAAGGCGTCACTGCTGAGGCAAATTCCCAAAAAATAATGACATAAATACTGCTGCCCCAGGAAAGTTCGTCATTCGTAAGGGTCTTGATACGGTATACATAACCGGCATCCCGGGCAAAAATAACCAGAAGAGCTAGTACTATAGGAAGCATAGAAGCTTCAAAAATAAGGTTTAGCTTGTCTGCTGTAAGGTCGGGATCGCTGTAAAACATATAAAATACGATACCCAGACCTATAGCCACAGGTATCCATATCTTATTAGGATTAAGCGTTTTAAATATTTTTTTGGAATTAATATCCATTAGTCAACACGTACATCTTCGTCTTCCTTCTTTAATACCCAGAAGTTGTTAAAGCCTTCGCCAATTTGTAGGGTTACTTCATTCAGTTGAAGCAATTCCAGGATCGCAAGAAAATTAAAAATGACGGCTATCTTATTCGGATCGTCACTGATGATATCCTGAAATGATACCCTTTTACGATTCTGAAGATTGCTAAGTATATAACCTTTTTGTCCGGAAATGGTGTATGGATATTGTACTACCTGATGAGGTTTTTCGCGTTGTTTAAGCTCAAACCGCTGAGTAACACGTTCAAACACCTTTAATAGCTTATATAAGGTTACATCCTGAAGCTCAGCCTCTACATTATTAGTTTCTGCAAGTTTCTTAATTTCCTGAACAAGATTTCCGCGTTCATGTTTTAAAGCGCGTTCTTCTTCCATCTCAGCCAGTTCCTTGATAACTGATTTATACCTCTTATATTCAAGCAGATGTTTTACTAATTCCTCACGCGGATCAACTTCTTCTCCTTCTTCATTAAGCACAGGACGGGGTAGTAGCATCTTGGCTTTAATACGCATAAGTGTAGCCGCCACCAGGATAAACTCACTGGCGACCTCAATATTCATAGCCTCTAAATGCCTTATGTAGCTGAGAAAATCATCCGTGATTTTAGATATTGGAATATCATGTATATCCAGCTCATCTCTCTCAATAAAGAAGAGAAGCAAGTCAAAGGGGCCTTCAAAGCGAGGAAGTTTAATCTCAAAACTCACGGGGTCTTTCTTTTATCTTATGAATCAGTAAATTTACTAGCATAAAATCTAAGCAAATTTATGACATTATTATGCAATAAATGTTCTCTTATGAAAAAAGATCGTTCCTTTGCACCTTATTTATGGTAAAAGGGTTTTAAAAAAGTAAAACATTCGTTGATTGTCATAGTTTCAAAAATACATTTAAGAAAAATTTCATCATGCTCATTAAGCCCGGTCCGATTCTAGCCCAGATTAATAGCCCTGCTGACGTTAAAGCCCTCAATCAAAACCAACTAGTCCAACTCTCTCAGGAACTAAGGCAATTCATCATTGACACCGTATCTGTATATGGCGGCCATTTTGGGGCTAGCCTTGGTGTGGTGGAGCTTACTATAGCACTACATCATGTATTTAATACTCCCTACGATCAACTGGTCTGGGATGTAGGGCATCAGGCCTATGGGCATAAAATTCTTACCGGCCGCCGTGACACCTTTCATACCAACCGTATTTATAATGGAATCTCCGGTTTCCCTAAACGTAGCGAAAGTGAATATGACGCTTTTGGTGTAGGGCATTCCTCAACTTCTATCTCAGCCGCATTGGGCATGGCGGTTGCATCCAATTATCAGGGACTAGAAGACAAGCAGCATATTGCAGTAATTGGTGATGGAGCCATGACCGGTGGAATTGCTTTTGAAGCCATGAATCATGCAGGTGTGGCCGATACAAATTTACTTATTGTCCTCAATGACAATTGTATGTCTATAGACCCTAATGTGGGCGCATTGAAGGACTATTTGACAGATATAACGACTTCCCAGACTTACAATAAGGTAAGAGATGATGTGTGGAAGATGCTGGGCAAGATCAGTAAGTTTGGCAAGAGTGCCCAGGAAGTTGCTTCCAAGGTAGAAACCAGTATTAAAGCTTTTCTGCTTAGGCAAAGTAACCTTTTTGAGTCGCTTAACCTTCGTTACTTTGGTCCGGTAGATGGCCATGATGTGGACCATCTGGTACATGTGATGAAAGATCTTAAGAAGATTCCCGGTCCCAAGATATTACACTGTGTAACCGTAAAAGGAAAAGGGTACTCATTAGCAGAAAAAGATCAGACCAAATGGCACGCCCCTGGTAAATTTGATAAGGTAACGGGTGAGATTCGCAAAAAAGTGTATGATGTTCCTCAGCCGCCTAAATATCAGCAGGTGTTCGGAGAAACAATTGTAGAGTTAGCCCAGCAAAACAAAAAAATTATGGGCATTACACCTGCGATGCCTTCCGGCTCATCTCTCAACATTATGATGAAGGTCATGCCTGACCGTGCTTTTGATGTGGGTATAGCTGAACAGCATGCGGTCACTTTTTCTGCCGGATTGGCTACTCAGGGTTTGACTCCCTTTTGTAATATCTACAGCACCTTTATGCAACGGGCGTATGATCAGGTCATTCACGACGTTTGCATACAGAAGTTACCAGTAATCTTTTGTCTTGATAGAGCTGGGGTAGCCGGAGCTGACGGTCCTACGCATCATGGGGCTTATGATCTTGCTTACATGCGCTGCCTACCCTATATGGTGGTATCTGCCCCCATGAATGAGGCGGAACTAAGAAACCTGATGTACACTGCTACTTTGTACAAAGATGGTCCCTTTACCATCCGCTATCCCCGTGGACAAGGAGTGATGCCTCAGTGGCAAACGCCAATGGAACAAATAGAAGTAGGCAAAGGAAGAAAAATACAGGATGGAGAAGAAGTAGCGATCCTTACTATCGGCCATATTGGAAATTATGCTATTGAAGCCTGCAAGCAACTTACTATAGATGAAATGCATCCCGCGCACTATGATATGCGTTTTGTCAAGCCATTAGACGAAGAAATGTTACACGAAGTATTTGGTCGCTATAAGAAAGTGATTACTGTAGAAGATGGCTGCCTGATGGGAGGTTTTGGCAGTGCAGTGCTGGAATTTATGGCTGAACACGGCTATTCAGCTCAGGTAAAAAGACTTGGTATACCCGATCATATCATTGAGCATGGAGAACAAATTGAGCTTCACCGTGAATGTGGTTATGATGCCGATAGCATCGCTAATGAGGTAAGGGCGTTACTAAATGTGGACACTTTAGTAAGTTAATTACTTGCAAATTAGATTGGTTATTGCACAAAAAAACCTCTCAGGATATTAACTTGAGAGGTTTTAATATTTTATACATCAGAGAAAGCTAACTGAATTTCATAATTAACCACAGTACCAGATAAAAAATTACCGGTGAGCCGAAGCCAATGACAGCAGCTATAGCGAACAATATTCTTATAATAGTGGCATCCCAACCAAAATGCTCTGCTATGCCTCCACACACACCGCCAATGATTTTGTTGGTATTAGATAAGCCTAGCTTTGCCATAATTATTACTGTATTTTAAGCAACTACTTCTTTCTTAAACTCTTCATATACAGAAGTAATGCCTTCACGTAAACTAATATTGTGTTTCCAGCCGTAGCTATGAAGTTTACTTACATCCATCAGTTTGCGGGGAGTACCATCAGGCTTAGAAGTATCAAAACGCAATTCTCCTTCAAAACCCACAATTTCCTTAATCAACAACGCCAGATCTTTGATCGCAATATCTTCGCCTGTACCGATATTAACGAGCTCAGGCTCATTATAATTATCCATCAGATAGACACAGGCTTCTGCAAGGTCATCTACATGTAAAAACTCTCTTTTGGGACTCCCAGTACCCCAGATTTCTACAAACTCAGCATTACTCTCTTTAGCCTCATGAAATTTACGAATTAATGCCGGTAATACATGAGAATTATTAAGATCATAATTATCATTCGGCCCATACAGATTGGTAGGCATGGTAGCAATAAAGTCGCAACCATATTGGAGGCGATAATTTTCACACATTTTGATACCTGCAATTTTAGCAATCGCATAAGGCTCATTGGTGTATTCTAAAGTTCCAGTGAGAAGGTAATCCTCTTTTAAGGGTTGAGGAGCCATTTTAGGATAAATACAAGAGGACCCTAAAAACTGCAGCTTTTTAACCCCATGCTCATAACTCTGATGAATGACGTTATTTTGTATCATCAGGTTTTCGTAAAGGAACTCGGCTCGGTAGGTATTATTAGCATGAATACCTCCTACTTTTGCCGCTGCCAGAAATACATAATCAGGTTTTTCTTCCGCAAAAAATTTAGCAACCGCCTGCTGATTTTTTAGATCTAACTCGCTGGATGTTTTCAGCACAAAATTGCTAAAGCCTTTCTTCTGTAAGTTGCGTAGAATAGCAGAACCGACCATACCTCTATGGCCGGCTATATAAATTTTAGCGTCTTTTTCCATAATTTTATTCGTGATAGTTGTACACCTTATGGCCCCCTTTCAACAAGAATTTATCTCTTTTGAATAAGGCTACATCAGACTGTACCATATCTTTCACCAGGCTTTCTAACGTAAATTCCAGCTTCCAGCCAAGTTGCTCACGCGCTTTGGTAGGATCGCCAATCAGCAAGTCAACCTCGGTAGGACGATAGTACTCAGGATCAACTTTGATCACTTCTTTGCCGATTTCCAACTGAAAATCAGGGTTAGAGCAACTAACGACTTTTCCCACTTCGTTTACTCCTTCGCCTTCAAAATCCAGCTCTATGCCTAGTTCTTTAAAAGACATACGCACAAAGTCACGAACTGTTGTGGTGATACCGGTAGCAATCACATAATCTTCGGCCTTTTCCTGCTGTAAAATGAGCCACATGGCCTTTACATAGTCTTTAGCATGTCCCCAGTCACGTTTGGCATCCATGTTGCCAAGGTAGCAAGCATCTTGAAGTCCTAATGCGATGCGGGCTGCCGCGCGGGTAATTTTACGTGTCACAAAAGTTTCACCCCGGATTGGAGATTCGTGATTGAACAGAATTCCGTTGACTGCAAACATGTTGTAAGCTTCACGATAATTAACTGTAATCCAGAAACCATACATTTTTGCCACGGCATACGGTGAGCGAGGATAAAAAGGTGTTTTCTCGCTTTGAGGAACTTCCTGCACCAGGCCATACAGTTCTGAGGTAGAGGCCTGATAAATTTTGGTTTTTTCCTGAAGACCCAGAATACGTACAGCCTCTAATATTCTTAAAGTGCCTAAACCGTCCACATTAGCAGTATATTCCGGCTCATCAAAGCTTACTTTGACATGAGACATGGCTCCCAGGTTGTAGATCTCATCCGGCTGTACTTCCTGCACAATACGAATGATATTGGTAGAATCTGTCAGGTCCCCATAATGAAGTTTAAATTTCAGATCTCTTTCGTGCGGATCCTGATAGAGATGGTCTATGCGATCGGTATTAAAAAGGGAGGTTCTACGCTTAATTCCGTGAACTTCATAACCTTTTTTTAGTAGAAACTCGGCTAAGTAGGCTCCGTCTTGTCCGGTAACTCCTGTGATTAACGCCTTTTTCATGATTAGCTGATTAGAAAATTAATGTTTTAAACGAATTCGTTATATCCTTTTTCTTTGATGTCACCTAAGAATTTTTTGACCATTTGCTCCTGGTCTTTCTGGCATATCATTAGCGCTTTACCATCATAGATAACGATATAGTTTTCCAAGCCCTGTACTACAGCCAAGTGGTCCTTCGGGACTTTGATAAATGATTCATGTGTATCATAAGCAAGCACTGTGCCTTGCAGGCTATTTCCACATACATCTTTTTCCTGCTGCGAATCTATTGACTTCCAAGTCCCCAGGTCAGTCCAGCCAAAATCCGCAGGAATCACATAAACATTATCTGCTTTTTCCAATATTCCATAGTCAATAGAGATGTTAATGCAGTTTTCGTAAGTTTCTTTAATAAAGCTTTCTTCTTTCTCAGAATAATAAATATTCGCTCCTTTTTCAAACAGTTTATTAACCTCAGGAAGATATTTTTCAAAACTTTTCATTATAGCACCAATACTCCAGACAAATATTCCAGAATTCCAGGCAAAATTTCCTGCCTTAAGAAACGCTTCAGCTGTAGCCAGGTCAGGTTTCTCTTTAAATGCAGCTACTTTGAAGACACCATCCTCTTCTCTTTCCTGATCATATTCTATATAGCCATAACCAGTATCCGGACGGGTTGGCGTAATACCGAAAGTAATCAAATCATCTCTTTGTCCGGCTACCTCTAAAGCTTTCAAAGCTACTTTTTTAAACTGATCCTGCTTCAGGATGAGGTGGTCGGCCGGCGATACTATCAGATTTGCTTCAGGATTTTTTTGGGCGATTTTATGCACCGCATATGCCACACAAGGTGCTGTATTACGCAGTTGAGGCTCTAACAGGATCTGATCATCTGTCATGCCCGGAAGCTGCTCTTTGATTAGACTGTAATAATCCTGATTGGAAATAATAAAAATATTTTCCTCTGGACAGACATCCAACAGACGATTATAAGAGAGTTGTAAAAGACTTTCTCCTACACCTAGTACATCATGAAATTGTTTGGGGAAGTGTTTACGACTTACTGGCCAAAGCCTCGTACCTACTCCGCCTGCCATGATGAGCGCAAAGTTATTTTTATTTTTTTGCACTTATTTAATATTTAATTTAATAATTCTATGCAAATATAGATAAATCTCCAAATAATCAAAATCTTACGCACATATTACATCGGGCTAATCGCAGAAAGTACCAAGAAGCTGCCGTTTCTTAGAGACTCTTTATTGTAAGTGAATGGTTCGGAGCCAGTTCCTTTTAGAACCTTTCCTCCTGCACACTCCACCACTACTTGTCCTGCGGCAGTATCCCATTCCATGGTGGGGCCATGCCTGTAATAAATATCCGCTTTGCCTTCAGCTACCATACAAAACTTTAATGAGCTTCCTTTAGAAATACTCTCAGTAACACCATATTTTTTGAGTAGCTCTTCTTCTTCACCTGATGCATGACTACTACTGCGCACTGCTACTAAATCTTCTGTTTTTTGATTCACTTTAACTGGAATAGGACTAGCTGGAAGTGTCTGTTTATAAGCTCCTTCATCAAGATCTACTGCGTATCCATCTTTTGCAGCCAGGTAGAGCTCTTCCGTAACGGGCGTGTAAATAACTCCTGCTACTGGTACCCCTTTATGAATCAAGGCTATATTTACTGTAAACTGTCCATTACGCTTGATAAATTCTTTGGTGCCATCTAATGGATCAACTAACCAAAAGTATTCCCAATCTTTACGGGTATCGTAGGTTATATCTTTACCTTCTTCAGAAATTATTGGAATTTCAGGATATTTGCTCTTCAGGCGCTCCATAATTACGATATGTGACGCTTTATCGGCAGTCGTTAGAGGAGAATCATCCGCCTTGAAATCTACAATCTGAGAAAAATCAGCATTATGGTAGATATTCAAAATTTCTTTGCCTGCTTCAATGGCAATTTCGCCTAGTATGCTAACATTAATCTTGTGCGACATAATGATTTAGAATCAGTGATATGTTGGTAAGTACATTTAAAGAAAAGCCAAAATCAGATGAGGGGATTACTGAAAGTAGTTTATTAAGTATGGTAAAAAATATATATTGCTGATATTCGGCACATGCAAATAAAGACAATTACAATCTAAAATCAATGGAAAGCAAAGCGAGAATCAGAATTGCGGTTAATGGTGGAGAGTTTGAGATTGAGGGCACTGAAGATTTTGTGAATTCTTATGCGGATACTATCAAAAGTTTTACCAAAATACTTAAAGAAGCTCCTTCCAGTGCTCAGTCTGAGCAGGAAGCTGCCGCAGGGAGACAGTTCAGTATATTTGAGTCTGCTGAACCAAAGCCCTCATCCGGTACACCTAATGGAAAACTGACAGCGGCTTCTTTTGGAGAGCTTTATTATAAAGCGCCGAAGAGCATCAGTAAGACTGATATTGTGCTACTAGCCAGCTACTATATTCAATCCAAAAATGACGAAGGGACTTTTACTACTCAAGAGGTAAACAAACTACTCCGTGAACATGGTATTGACCTTACCAATACCTCCCATTTTAACAAGCTGAATCAGGATTACAAAAAAGTTTTTAAAATGCGTCAGGGACGCTACAAGGTAAGTGAGGAAGGTGTAGACCACCTCAAAACAATTCTACGCTAAAGCTTTCCCAGGATTATTTCTGTTGCTTCTGCCAAATCTTCTACAATATACTGAGCTAGTGTCTCCTCTTTGCTGGGGCCGATTAGAATTGATGGAATGTCAAACTGCCTTGCCGGAATAATGTCTCTCTCTTTGTCACCTATCATCCATGACTTTCCAGGGTCAATACCGAAACGTGCTATCGCTTTTTCAAACATTAGCGTATCCGGTTTACGGGTAAGTGATTCCGTAACACTAGGATGATGAGGAGCATAATATACCGCATCAATCACATGATCAGTTTGCTCATGCATATACTGATGGCAGGCTCTCATATCTTCTCTGGTATAAATGTCTTTGGCTATACCGGACTGGTTGGTTACTACTACCAGCAGATAACCGGCTTTTTTCAGTTTCACCAAAGCTTGTGGCACTCCTGCTAAGATCTCAAAATGAGACAGGTCATAGGCATAATCTACCCGATCACGATTTATCACACCATCCCTGTCCAAAAATATGCATTTAGTCATGTGCTTATAAATATAAAGTCTGTTGCATATGAAAAAATCCGATTCTTCCGTTTCCAAAGAAATAACCAGACCCGAAATAACAAATATCCTTCAGTACTGACAAGCATCAATTTAATTTAAGCCTGTAAATGATTTTTACCATAGCCTAAACTTCTCTATTTTTGGAGCTTTTTAACCACCATCAGGATTCTAGACTGTGAGCACTTGCCTAGTTGTTATTCCCACTTATAACGAGAAAGAAAATATCAACCCTCTACTGGAAGATATTCTCAATCAATCAGTTCTCTTCGATGTGCTAATCGTCGATGATAATTCTCCAGACGGTACAGCTCAATTGGTAAAAGAGAAACAGCAGAAATATCCGGGAAGAATACATCTGATGGAACGTGAGAAAAAAAGTGGCCTGGGTCCTGCATACATAGCAGGGTTTAAATATGCACTACATGCCAATTATCTTTACATCTTTGAGATGGATGCTGACTTTTCGCACAACCCAAACGATTTGGTGAGGCTTTACGAAACATGTGCCCATGACGGGTACGATCTGGCAATAGGTTCACGCTATGTAAGTGGTGTAAATGTAGTTAACTGGCCTATGAGTAGGGTGCTCATCTCTTTTTTTGCCAGTATTTATATACAAATGGTGACGAGCATGCCTATTCGTGATGCCACTGCTGGTTTCAAATGTTATCATCGTAGTGTGCTGCAAACCATAGACCTAGATAGAATACGCTTCATAGGCTATGCCTTCCAGATAGAAATGAAGTTTACTGCCTGGATGTATGATTTTAAGATCAAAGAAGTTCCTATCATTTTTACCAATCGCACCAAGGGAGAATCTAAGATGTCAACTCGTATTTTTTGGGAGGCATTTACCGGAGTTATATATATTAAAATCCGCAGCTTCTTCCGCAAGTACAATCGATAGTCAATCGAAACGGATTGCTTTGATTGGGTTGATGCGCAAAATGATGATAGTAGGAATATTGAGCACCAGCACTACAATAGTAAAAGTAAGCAGATTGAGCCCCACAATCGCTAAGAGATCCCAGTGAATGGGTACATAGTCCATATAGTAATTCTCTGGATCTA
Proteins encoded:
- a CDS encoding mannose-1-phosphate guanylyltransferase, with protein sequence MQKNKNNFALIMAGGVGTRLWPVSRKHFPKQFHDVLGVGESLLQLSYNRLLDVCPEENIFIISNQDYYSLIKEQLPGMTDDQILLEPQLRNTAPCVAYAVHKIAQKNPEANLIVSPADHLILKQDQFKKVALKALEVAGQRDDLITFGITPTRPDTGYGYIEYDQEREEDGVFKVAAFKEKPDLATAEAFLKAGNFAWNSGIFVWSIGAIMKSFEKYLPEVNKLFEKGANIYYSEKEESFIKETYENCINISIDYGILEKADNVYVIPADFGWTDLGTWKSIDSQQEKDVCGNSLQGTVLAYDTHESFIKVPKDHLAVVQGLENYIVIYDGKALMICQKDQEQMVKKFLGDIKEKGYNEFV
- the cysQ gene encoding 3'(2'),5'-bisphosphate nucleotidase CysQ; translation: MSHKINVSILGEIAIEAGKEILNIYHNADFSQIVDFKADDSPLTTADKASHIVIMERLKSKYPEIPIISEEGKDITYDTRKDWEYFWLVDPLDGTKEFIKRNGQFTVNIALIHKGVPVAGVIYTPVTEELYLAAKDGYAVDLDEGAYKQTLPASPIPVKVNQKTEDLVAVRSSSHASGEEEELLKKYGVTESISKGSSLKFCMVAEGKADIYYRHGPTMEWDTAAGQVVVECAGGKVLKGTGSEPFTYNKESLRNGSFLVLSAISPM
- a CDS encoding D-glycero-alpha-D-manno-heptose-1,7-bisphosphate 7-phosphatase; translated protein: MTKCIFLDRDGVINRDRVDYAYDLSHFEILAGVPQALVKLKKAGYLLVVVTNQSGIAKDIYTREDMRACHQYMHEQTDHVIDAVYYAPHHPSVTESLTRKPDTLMFEKAIARFGIDPGKSWMIGDKERDIIPARQFDIPSILIGPSKEETLAQYIVEDLAEATEIILGKL
- a CDS encoding polyprenol monophosphomannose synthase, translating into MSTCLVVIPTYNEKENINPLLEDILNQSVLFDVLIVDDNSPDGTAQLVKEKQQKYPGRIHLMEREKKSGLGPAYIAGFKYALHANYLYIFEMDADFSHNPNDLVRLYETCAHDGYDLAIGSRYVSGVNVVNWPMSRVLISFFASIYIQMVTSMPIRDATAGFKCYHRSVLQTIDLDRIRFIGYAFQIEMKFTAWMYDFKIKEVPIIFTNRTKGESKMSTRIFWEAFTGVIYIKIRSFFRKYNR